The following are from one region of the Magallana gigas chromosome 6, xbMagGiga1.1, whole genome shotgun sequence genome:
- the LOC105339554 gene encoding acid-sensing ion channel 1 → MEPKRKPRLVRKGVTKDLPPPEVNETDSVPLEAFASKKPCFKEIVKRKIEEDRMTTLKERTDNFINETSFTAIARIVKANTILKKIIWLILVMAMMAWLTIQCYWLLDKYFSYPVEVKIELKSAPKLAFPSVTVCNRNPLKKSKLAGSVFSRLTDKLDLKTDTTLYNGAMEQLQNKGHSGPHHTEENLTSLVQEHGFNMWDGLQNESVAGTFYKTSSSEIIAASAYASMALLEDDDSIEEFGHQKTDMITSCVFSGQQCSPANFTYLHNSKYGNCYTFNSANDPNPQLYTYYAGPLMGLTLEFNIQQSEYISALAPDAGIRVSIHERGTYPFPEDDGFTISPGSASSVALRQVYISRLEPKHGNCSKNPTVVDDYMDKYGFTYHKRTCLKSCYQQTLIQLCNCACPNFLVPQNYTNICDFTNETISTCTSESVEQWDTCDEKCPSNCQENQYETTVTASAWPSKAYESYLNSRMKLTSNEFMDGGPNTDKDENLVKLEIYFAEMNYKSIESQKAYESQNLISDIGGQLGLWLGLSAITIGEIVEFAMSLFRLCTAKFLTKKHRTSDSTPVQAFVNGS, encoded by the exons ATGGAGCCCAAGAGAAAGCCGAGGTTAGTGAGGAAAGGGGTAACAAAAGATTTGCCCCCTCCAGAAGTAAACGAAACGGACTCAGTTCCACTTGAAGCATTTGCAAGCAAAAAACCTTGTTTTAAAGAAATCGTCAAGAGAAAAATAGAGGAAGACAGAATGACCACATTGAAAGAGAGGACAGACAACTTTATTAACGAAACGAGTTTTACCGCCATCGCTAGGATCGTCAAAGCTAACACTATTTTGAAGAAGATTATTTGGCTGATCCTTGTCATGGCCATGATGGCCTGGCTTACCATTCAGTGCTACTGGCTACTGGATAAGTATTTCAGTTACCCAGTGGAGGTCAAAATTGAGCTGAAGTCGGCACCCAAACTGGCTTTTCCGAGTGTAACAGTTTGTAACAGGAATCCTCTGAAGAAATCCAAACTAGCTGGGTCCGTGTTCTCCCGACTGACAGACAAGTTAGATTTGAAAACAGACACGACTCTGTATAACGGAGCCATGGAACAACTTCAGAACAAAGGCCATTCAG GACCGCATCACACTGAGGAGAACCTGACATCACTGGTCCAGGAACACGGCTTTAA TATGTGGGACGGATTGCAAAATGAATCTGTGGCGGGAACGTTTTACAAAACATCCAGCTCAGAGATAATAGCCGCATCAGCGTATGCGTCGATGGCGCTGTTGGAGGATGATGACAGCATAGAGGAATTTGGTCATCAGAAAACAGACATGATTACATCCTGTGTATTCTCCGGACAACAGTGTTCTCCTGC GAACTTTACGTATCTACACAACAGCAAGTATGGCAACTGCTACACGTTTAATTCTGCGAATGACCCCAACCCACAACTTTACACCTACTACGCCGGGCCTCTGATGG gTTTAACTTTAGAATTCAATATTCAACAGAGTGAGTACATATCTGCTCTGGCACCGGATGCCGGAATCCGTGTTTCTATACATGAACGGGGCACGTATCCATTTCCGGAAGATGACGGATTTACTATTTCTCCCGGATCCGCTTCTTCTGTTGCATTGAGACAG GTATATATTAGTCGCCTCGAACCCAAGCATGGAAACTGTTCTAAGAACCCTACCGTGGTGGACGATTACATGGATAAATATGGATTTACTTACCACAAACGCACTTGCCTGAAGTCCTGCTACCAGCAGACACTCATTCAGCTATGCAACTGCGCATGTCCAAACTTTCTCGTACCACAGAACTATACCAACATTTGTGATTTTACCAATGAAACTATAt CGACATGTACAAGTGAAAGTGTTGAGCAATGGGATACCTGTGACGAGAAATGTCCAAGCAACTGTCA AGAGAACCAATATGAAACTACCGTCACTGCATCTGCATGGCCTTCTAAAGCTTACGAG AGCTATCTGAACAGTCGGATGAAATTGACATCAAATGAGTTCATGGATGGTGGACCGAACACTGACAA GGATGAAAATCTCGTTAAGCTTGAAATCTACTTTGCGGAGATGAATTATAAGAGCATTGAATCCCAGAAAGCTTACGAG TCGCAAAACCTGATATCTGACATCGGGGGCCAGCTCGGCCTCTGGTTGGGACTGTCCGCCATTACTATCGGAGAGATCGTGGAGTTTGCCATGTCCCTGTTTCGTCTGTGTACCGCCAAGTTCCTGACCAAGAAACACCGCACCTCGGACTCCACCCCTGTCCAAGCCTTCGTCAACGGCTCCTAG